DNA from Brassica napus cultivar Da-Ae chromosome C4, Da-Ae, whole genome shotgun sequence:
ACATGAAAACAATGAATACTTTGATGCTTTAGAATAAAAGTATGCTACACGCGCATGCAACCTTTAGTcattaacaaataaaaagaaaaatcatttccTTTTGATCTACATGCTAAACGTACACAGAGCCGTGCCTATATATGGTGTTGAGAAAGAGGCAATGACCTCAGCCCCACTCTCACATAGTAACTTTAGGGCCCcatctttttgtttaattggTTAAAATTTTGCATTTTAGTAAATTGTATATTACATGGTAaacatttttacatatttatttgaactaattttttttttttttttatgttacttTAATGGGCTTTATTATCTATCATTAGctttttcatctttttgttgctaaatatttttgtaaactcATTTGATATTTACATAttctgaatataattttatacatttttgctatatatttttttttagtttttaacataaatatttaatatcattttatattttatagtggaaTTAGCATTAATGATAAAGATCACACAATATTAcatatacaattttaatatggtctttgtttttttatgtaatatatagttctcttcataaatattttacatgaaatattaaatatatttttactacaATATTAATTATCCTTGCAAATTATCATAAAAACTATATTCACCCATATCGCCTTAGGCCCCTTAAACACTAGGCACGGCACTGAACGTACACATGTGACATGTGATTCGGATTTTCATATTATTGTAGAAAGCTgtttcttataataaaataatattgtaaaactaaTCATTTGAAAAGACATCAATTAAATTGAGATctaatacaaaacaaaactatgTCGAGCTAATAACTGAAATCTAGATTTACTTTGTGGTTGAGTATAATTAGAatagcagaaaaaaaaacacttgaaGAGTAATTTTATGGAGGACGAAAACCATGTGCAAAGAAAACATTTACAAGCTGATTCCTTTTTTAATTTGCGGGGAAAGGACAAtatcacaacaacaacaacaaagaaaagTATATTTGTCGTGTCTGAAGTTAAGGATCACCATTGAGAAATTATATATAGTAGAGAATTGTTCAAAGCTTTAATTATGTATACCAAATCATTCAAACAATTCAGCATTTTTCTTagataaaaccaaaatattgtAAATAGAGACTGAAAATGGATATCGTTGGTGAATTTCATCTAATAGAAAATGATGGTAAATCATTTCTGGAATATCACCATTCAAAATACCATCCTATACCGCAAATTCAAAGCCCACCCTCCTCAGATAATAAATTCATCAACAACCATTTTCTTCAGTCTCTTTTCTTATGTCCTAAAGAACGATGGCGTGATGCATTTAGAGTCCGCACTCAGCATTACACCTTTCATCCGATCATTTCTTCGCCGGAGTGTTGTTATACCTACCATTCAGTACACCCTTTGTTTTGGTGCAACAATAAAGAGTTTGAAAAAGATGGTGGGTGTGACATATGCAACGGTGTAGATTTTGGCACAGACTATTATCTATGTGTTTACTGTGATGAAAAGTATCACAGAGAATGCGTTCAGTCTCCACTTAAAATAAAATCCCCTTATCACCCTCAGCATTCTCTCCAACTTTACTATCGTAGGTATATTCCCCCCATCATCAAATGTTTATGTTGTGAAAGAATAGCAAGTGgtttactttattattgtgaCATATGTGAAGTTTTCATGCATCCTGTTTGTGCAATGAGACCAATACCCTTTGTTATAGACCAACCAAAAAGACATGACCATCCTCTCACCTTTTTCCCCAGACAAGCTTCTTTAACTTGCAACGTTTGTGGCTTGTTGAGAAAAAATTATTTCACCTACATATGTGTCAAATGCAACTTTGTAGCTCATAAAGATTGTATGTATTTTCCACGCATCATCAAAATATCCCGTCACCGCCATCGTATCTCCTACACTACTTCTCTCCAGTCCGGGGAATGGTTTTGTGGAGTTTGTCGCCAAAGTATTGAGACCAGTTACGGTGCATATACTTGTGATAAGTGTTGTGATTATTTTGTTCATTCAATATGTGCTCTAGGAAAAGATATGTGGGACGGGAAAGATCTCGAAGGTgtaccagaagaagatgatataaCAGAAGACGTTGTACCATTCATTATGATATCTAAAGGAGTGatacttcattttcttcatgaCCATCATCTCTACCTCCAAGTCAGCATGCTTTATGACGA
Protein-coding regions in this window:
- the LOC106394703 gene encoding uncharacterized protein LOC106394703; protein product: MDIVGEFHLIENDGKSFLEYHHSKYHPIPQIQSPPSSDNKFINNHFLQSLFLCPKERWRDAFRVRTQHYTFHPIISSPECCYTYHSVHPLFWCNNKEFEKDGGCDICNGVDFGTDYYLCVYCDEKYHRECVQSPLKIKSPYHPQHSLQLYYRRYIPPIIKCLCCERIASGLLYYCDICEVFMHPVCAMRPIPFVIDQPKRHDHPLTFFPRQASLTCNVCGLLRKNYFTYICVKCNFVAHKDCMYFPRIIKISRHRHRISYTTSLQSGEWFCGVCRQSIETSYGAYTCDKCCDYFVHSICALGKDMWDGKDLEGVPEEDDITEDVVPFIMISKGVILHFLHDHHLYLQVSMLYDENKFCQACVLPIFEGDFYSCIECDFILHETCAKYGRKLQHALHPHPLTLKLVSPYESGCYGCDACGRVCGGFNYGCHLKECNFDLDIRCASISEPFDYQGHEHPLYLALNPEEKPICHICKIKCKKQLNCIICDYIICLKCTTLPSKVRYKHDKHFLRVLCGEEVCEKSWCEVCEHDLRDTNVIYWCDECCITVHIDCLFGKDPYLKHGHFYKLYGYKHQTFCKSNTSRPLCNYCRKRCQNKIFMRDNIMLCSVRCVYYYYKKNCIFF